From Cydia pomonella isolate Wapato2018A unplaced genomic scaffold, ilCydPomo1 PGA_scaffold_56, whole genome shotgun sequence, one genomic window encodes:
- the LOC133534092 gene encoding uncharacterized protein LOC133534092 has protein sequence MSHNIYLLFYFINILICSRSSDSEFESIASISNTATGTKANKEKRQKRKPDASGIDSEVEFEETTKQKKVKKTPKPKSNRTPSTAAPNKKVSKNGNPFELFPEDEDLEASSASLLDSSIVQRVANGLTKRTLELDGKLYHSLTDRPIIKTLRHF, from the exons atgtcccataatatttatttattattttattttattaacattttaatttgttctaGGTCTTCAGATTCAGAATTTGAAAGCATTGCTTCCATTAGCAACACAGCAACGGGTACAAAGGCGAATaaagaaaaaagacaaaaaagaaaacctGATGCTTCAGg GATCGATTCGGAGGTGGAGTTCGAGGAAACGACGAAACAGAAAAAAGTGAAAAAGACCCCAAAACCAAAATCGAACAG AACGCCCTCCACCGCCGCACCAAACAAGAAGGTTTCGAAGAACGGCAACCCGTTCGAGCTATTTCCTGAAGATGAAGACTTAGAGGCGTCCTCGGCATCGCTGCTAGACTCCTCTATCGTTCAACGGGTGGCCAACGGTCTGACGAAACGGACACTCGAGCTCGATGGTAAACTTtatcactcactcactgaccgaccgatcatcaaaactctaaggcacttctag